The Streptococcus pluranimalium genome contains a region encoding:
- a CDS encoding zinc-binding dehydrogenase, with protein MTTRRTKTAIFESAGKMIIEEVEKPQLQAADDVIIKVVRACVCGSDLWSYSHGDDKAGHSENSGHEALGIVEEVGSDITTLIPGDFVIVPFTHGCGECDACSAGFDGTCDNHEMPTNWSTGFQSEYIRFHYANWALVKIPGQPSDYSEGMIKSLLTLADVMPTGYHAARCANVQKGDKVVVIGDGAVGQCAVIAAKMRGASQIVLMSRHEDRQQLALELGATAVVAERGEEGIAKVRDILGGGADAALECVGTESAMEQAIGVLHNGGRVGYVGVPHYANRPIGSTFAQNISFGGGSASVTTYDKDFLLKAVLDGEINPGKVFTETYQLSDINQAYQDMADRKTIKSMLIID; from the coding sequence ATGACAACAAGAAGAACAAAAACAGCAATTTTTGAATCAGCTGGAAAAATGATCATTGAAGAGGTTGAAAAACCACAACTTCAAGCCGCTGATGATGTGATTATCAAGGTCGTTCGTGCTTGTGTTTGTGGCTCAGATTTATGGTCCTATTCACACGGAGATGATAAGGCAGGTCATTCTGAAAATTCTGGTCATGAAGCTTTAGGAATTGTCGAAGAAGTTGGATCTGATATTACGACTCTAATTCCTGGTGACTTTGTTATCGTGCCATTTACACATGGTTGTGGGGAATGTGATGCATGTAGTGCTGGTTTTGATGGCACTTGTGACAATCACGAAATGCCAACAAATTGGTCTACTGGATTTCAATCCGAATACATTCGCTTCCACTATGCTAACTGGGCGTTGGTCAAAATTCCTGGACAACCGAGTGATTATTCAGAAGGTATGATAAAATCTCTTCTAACACTTGCCGATGTTATGCCAACGGGTTACCATGCTGCACGCTGTGCCAACGTTCAAAAAGGTGATAAAGTCGTCGTTATTGGAGATGGTGCTGTTGGACAATGTGCTGTTATTGCAGCCAAGATGAGAGGAGCATCTCAAATTGTCCTCATGAGTCGACATGAAGATCGCCAACAATTGGCACTTGAACTTGGTGCAACAGCTGTTGTCGCAGAGCGCGGTGAAGAAGGCATTGCAAAGGTTCGTGATATTCTAGGTGGTGGCGCAGATGCTGCTTTAGAATGCGTTGGAACAGAAAGTGCCATGGAGCAAGCTATTGGTGTTCTCCATAATGGGGGACGTGTCGGTTATGTTGGCGTCCCACACTATGCTAATCGCCCAATTGGATCGACCTTTGCTCAAAACATTTCCTTTGGAGGAGGTTCAGCGTCAGTAACAACCTATGATAAAGATTTCTTATTGAAGGCCGTTTTGGATGGAGAAATTAATCCAGGTAAAGTTTTTACAGAAACTTATCAACTCTCAGACATCAACCAAGCCTATCAAGATATGGCTGACCGAAAGACCATTAAGTCAATGTTAATCATCGACTAA
- a CDS encoding GFA family protein, translating to MDKSSIQVEQIAGPLVYCHCSFCRKATSSAFSITAMVDRKEVTILEGSGRLSTYQSSPGKTRYYCQNCHSQIYHVKDEQVDIITLKVDLLDNSQDLADLPHKHIHQDPDWAWLREEE from the coding sequence GTGGATAAGTCGTCTATACAAGTAGAGCAAATTGCAGGTCCGTTGGTCTATTGCCATTGTTCATTTTGCCGGAAAGCTACTAGTTCAGCATTTTCCATTACCGCCATGGTAGATAGAAAAGAAGTTACTATTTTAGAAGGAAGTGGCAGATTAAGTACGTATCAATCGTCACCAGGGAAGACTCGCTATTATTGTCAGAACTGTCACAGTCAGATTTATCATGTCAAAGATGAGCAAGTAGATATCATCACCCTAAAGGTTGACTTACTGGACAATTCGCAAGACTTAGCAGACCTTCCCCATAAGCATATTCACCAAGATCCAGATTGGGCTTGGTTGAGAGAAGAAGAATAA
- the nmlR gene encoding stress response transcriptional regulator NmlR — protein MNIKKAAEEVGLSADTIRYYERIGLVPPITRTASGIRNFQKTDIEALEFVKCFRSSGVSVESLIEYMSLFQKGDSTRQARLEILQDEYDKMQERYDDLGKALHRLEDKIQGYKEGKY, from the coding sequence ATGAACATCAAAAAAGCAGCTGAAGAAGTAGGACTTTCTGCGGATACCATTCGTTATTATGAACGTATCGGTCTAGTACCTCCTATTACAAGGACAGCGTCTGGTATCAGGAATTTTCAAAAAACTGACATAGAAGCCCTAGAATTTGTCAAATGCTTTCGATCGTCAGGTGTTTCCGTTGAGAGCTTGATCGAATACATGTCACTTTTTCAAAAAGGGGATAGTACTCGCCAAGCAAGGCTAGAGATTTTGCAAGATGAATATGACAAAATGCAAGAGCGATATGATGATTTAGGTAAGGCGCTCCATCGTCTTGAGGATAAAATCCAAGGCTACAAGGAAGGAAAATACTGA
- a CDS encoding sugar O-acetyltransferase encodes MEKAFLPYLNTGKMVPETDGLRQLISQIQVENKPLVQELNTNVQTYDSTRELLEKITGQPIDPTTIVNVPFQTDFGRHITFGKNVYVNMDVFMTDLGGITIEDDVLIAPRVKILTVNHPLNPSDRHKLELKSVTLKQNCWIGADATIMPGVTVGENAVVAAGAIVTKDVPANTVVAGVPAQVIKKI; translated from the coding sequence ATGGAAAAAGCATTCTTACCTTATCTTAATACCGGGAAAATGGTTCCTGAAACAGATGGTTTGCGTCAGTTGATCAGTCAGATTCAAGTTGAGAATAAACCACTTGTCCAAGAATTGAACACCAATGTCCAAACCTACGATTCCACTAGAGAGTTGCTAGAGAAAATCACTGGTCAGCCGATTGACCCGACAACCATTGTCAATGTTCCCTTTCAAACGGACTTTGGTCGCCACATCACTTTTGGCAAAAACGTCTATGTCAATATGGATGTTTTCATGACCGACCTAGGTGGTATCACGATTGAGGACGATGTCCTAATTGCTCCGCGGGTTAAGATTCTAACGGTCAACCATCCTTTAAATCCAAGTGACCGCCACAAATTGGAACTAAAATCAGTTACCCTCAAGCAAAATTGCTGGATAGGGGCTGACGCGACAATTATGCCAGGTGTTACTGTCGGAGAAAACGCCGTTGTCGCAGCAGGAGCAATCGTCACCAAGGATGTACCGGCAAATACAGTCGTCGCAGGAGTCCCTGCTCAAGTCATTAAAAAGATTTAA
- a CDS encoding SDR family oxidoreductase: MLAITGVTGKLGGQLARELSQAGISARLLARRPQAVEDLEHMTVHESYYDTSQTTIDSLTGADVLFMVSGRESANRLQEHKNLIDAAKIAGVKHIVYTSFYQAAADATFTLARDHAATEAYIQEQGFTYTFIRDNFYMDFFVDLCREYGEIKGPAGSGKVSAVVRDDVVAVALTILKNPQNFDNQVLDMTGPECLSMAEIADIVGRAWKKNITYIEETVEEAYESRKAWPAEDWEYDSWVSTYTAIAKGELQVVSNDIENILGRPATSLREFLRDLA, encoded by the coding sequence ATGTTAGCTATTACAGGTGTAACTGGGAAATTGGGCGGTCAATTAGCACGTGAGTTGTCGCAAGCAGGCATCTCAGCAAGATTACTAGCTCGTCGTCCTCAAGCTGTTGAGGATTTAGAACACATGACAGTCCACGAGTCTTATTATGATACGAGTCAAACGACCATCGATTCCTTGACGGGTGCAGATGTCCTCTTTATGGTATCTGGACGAGAATCTGCTAATCGTTTGCAGGAGCATAAAAACCTTATCGATGCTGCTAAAATTGCAGGGGTCAAGCATATTGTCTACACCAGTTTCTACCAAGCTGCTGCGGACGCGACTTTTACCCTAGCGCGTGATCATGCAGCAACGGAGGCTTATATTCAAGAACAAGGGTTTACCTATACCTTTATCCGAGACAATTTTTACATGGATTTCTTTGTGGATCTTTGCCGAGAATATGGCGAAATCAAAGGGCCAGCGGGGTCTGGTAAAGTTTCTGCAGTAGTGCGTGACGATGTAGTAGCGGTTGCTTTAACTATTTTGAAAAATCCTCAAAATTTTGACAATCAAGTTCTTGATATGACCGGTCCTGAATGCTTATCTATGGCAGAAATAGCTGATATTGTAGGCAGAGCTTGGAAGAAAAATATCACATATATAGAAGAAACCGTTGAAGAAGCTTATGAGTCTAGAAAAGCTTGGCCAGCAGAAGACTGGGAATACGATAGTTGGGTATCCACCTATACAGCAATCGCAAAAGGCGAACTCCAAGTCGTCTCAAACGACATTGAAAACATTCTAGGCCGCCCAGCGACATCATTAAGAGAATTTTTAAGAGACTTGGCATGA
- a CDS encoding DinB family protein, giving the protein MTTFKNLLIDNLNRTYERFERAFDGVTVEQANRFPVADTAPQLKSMTWLLWHTALVLDVQIAELAGTDWLYHQGWQERLPENRTKNPSWIHTLEEAQTIKVDSFEHLFAYFSAAKEQAVTYISSLTEESLDDIVDESWTPAVTRGVRLVSTIDDVTMHSGQVLYARRLLGLTD; this is encoded by the coding sequence ATGACAACTTTTAAAAATTTACTCATCGACAACCTTAACCGCACTTATGAGCGCTTCGAGCGTGCCTTTGATGGCGTAACGGTTGAGCAGGCAAATCGTTTTCCAGTTGCAGATACAGCCCCACAACTAAAATCAATGACTTGGTTACTCTGGCACACGGCCTTGGTGCTGGATGTTCAGATTGCAGAGCTCGCTGGAACCGACTGGCTCTATCATCAAGGCTGGCAGGAAAGATTACCAGAAAATAGAACGAAAAATCCTAGCTGGATCCATACACTAGAAGAAGCGCAAACCATTAAAGTAGACAGTTTTGAGCATCTCTTTGCCTATTTTTCCGCAGCTAAAGAGCAAGCAGTAACTTACATCAGTAGCTTGACTGAGGAAAGTTTGGACGATATCGTGGATGAATCTTGGACACCAGCTGTCACTCGTGGGGTACGATTGGTATCAACCATAGATGATGTCACCATGCACTCAGGACAAGTCCTCTATGCCAGACGCTTATTGGGCTTGACAGATTAA
- a CDS encoding ABC transporter permease/substrate-binding protein, whose translation MTDLFTTFQAKFGDWLIALVEHLQISLIALLVAILLSVPLAIFLSKRQSWAEASLQVTGVFQTIPSLALLGLFIPFMGIGTLPAVVALVIYAIFPIMQSTVTALASIDPSLIEAGTAFGMNRWERLKTFILPISMPIIMSGIRTSAVMIIGTATLASLIGAGGLGSFIMLGIDRNNSSLILIGAISSAILAILFNAVLKFLEKAKLRTILLSFAAMVFGLLATYAPAMVKNLSHQDDTIAIAGKLGAEPEILINMYKELIEDQSDLKVELKPSFGKTSFLYESVKSGDIDIYPEFTGTVTGSLLKNPPKLSNEPKAVYTAARDGIKKQDGLALLKPMVYQNTYALAVTKGFAQENKLSKISDLAKVQDKLVAGFSLEFNDRPDGYPGLQSLYGLTFKVNTMEPALRYQAIQTGDVNLIDAYSTDSQLKEYNLVVLEDDKQLFPPYQGAPLMKEELLQEHPELKTILNQLAGKITETEMSNMNYQVDVKGKSAADVAHAYLVKEGLVKK comes from the coding sequence ATGACTGATTTATTCACGACTTTCCAAGCCAAATTTGGTGACTGGCTGATAGCCTTAGTGGAGCATTTGCAGATTTCGCTCATTGCTTTGCTGGTAGCCATTCTGCTTTCAGTGCCCTTAGCTATTTTCCTCAGCAAGAGACAAAGCTGGGCTGAAGCTAGCTTACAAGTGACTGGGGTCTTTCAAACCATTCCTTCTCTAGCACTTTTGGGGCTCTTTATTCCCTTTATGGGAATCGGCACTCTACCTGCAGTAGTGGCCTTGGTTATCTACGCTATCTTTCCAATTATGCAGAGTACAGTGACCGCCCTTGCCAGCATCGACCCAAGTCTGATTGAAGCGGGGACAGCCTTTGGGATGAATCGCTGGGAGCGGTTGAAAACCTTTATTCTTCCCATCAGTATGCCCATTATCATGTCGGGGATTCGGACTTCTGCAGTCATGATTATCGGTACAGCCACACTGGCTTCTCTGATTGGAGCAGGTGGGCTTGGTTCCTTTATCATGTTAGGAATTGACCGTAACAACAGCTCGCTCATTTTAATCGGGGCGATTTCATCGGCCATTTTAGCCATTCTTTTCAACGCCGTCTTGAAATTTTTGGAAAAAGCCAAGCTAAGAACCATCTTGCTATCCTTTGCGGCTATGGTATTTGGACTCCTTGCGACCTATGCGCCAGCTATGGTCAAAAATCTTAGTCATCAAGATGATACGATTGCCATTGCGGGAAAACTGGGAGCTGAGCCGGAAATTTTGATTAATATGTACAAGGAACTGATTGAGGATCAAAGTGATCTCAAGGTCGAGCTCAAGCCTAGTTTTGGCAAGACCAGCTTCCTTTATGAGTCGGTCAAGTCGGGTGATATCGACATCTATCCTGAATTTACGGGGACGGTGACGGGGAGTCTCTTAAAAAATCCTCCGAAACTTTCGAATGAGCCAAAAGCAGTTTACACCGCAGCTCGTGATGGGATTAAAAAACAAGATGGTTTGGCTCTGCTAAAACCCATGGTCTATCAGAATACCTATGCCTTGGCAGTGACTAAGGGTTTTGCCCAAGAAAATAAGCTCTCTAAGATTTCGGATTTGGCAAAGGTTCAAGATAAATTAGTAGCAGGATTTTCGTTAGAATTTAACGACCGACCAGATGGCTACCCAGGACTTCAAAGTCTTTATGGACTTACTTTCAAGGTCAATACCATGGAGCCAGCCCTACGTTACCAAGCTATCCAGACTGGTGATGTCAATCTTATCGATGCCTATTCAACGGATAGTCAGCTCAAAGAATATAATCTGGTCGTTTTAGAAGACGATAAACAGCTCTTTCCGCCATATCAGGGAGCCCCACTGATGAAAGAAGAATTGTTGCAAGAGCACCCAGAATTGAAAACCATACTTAATCAACTGGCTGGCAAAATCACTGAGACTGAGATGTCGAATATGAACTACCAAGTTGATGTCAAGGGTAAAAGTGCAGCAGATGTAGCGCATGCTTACTTGGTGAAAGAAGGCTTGGTGAAGAAGTAG
- a CDS encoding ATP-binding cassette domain-containing protein translates to MIQFDHVSKSFGDKIVLKDQSFSIADGEFLVLVGPSGSGKTTILKMLNRLIDLTDGKIIIDGTQQNQLDMRQLRLSMGYVLQQIALFPNLTVAENIALIPKMKKWSPERIKERTNYLLDRVGLTPDNYLDRYPKDLSGGEQQRVGIVRAIIHEPQYLLMDEPFSALDPISREQLQILTKELHQEFGMTTIFVTHDVREALSLGNRIAVLNQGELVQLAEPGEILEQPANAFVAELFGGVRHD, encoded by the coding sequence ATGATTCAATTTGACCATGTCAGCAAGTCCTTCGGAGACAAGATTGTCCTTAAGGACCAGAGTTTTAGCATCGCTGATGGTGAATTTTTGGTGCTGGTTGGTCCCTCGGGCTCAGGGAAAACGACCATTTTAAAAATGCTTAATCGCTTGATTGATTTAACGGATGGCAAAATCATCATCGATGGTACCCAGCAAAATCAGTTGGACATGCGTCAGCTCCGCTTGTCTATGGGCTATGTTTTGCAGCAGATTGCCCTTTTTCCTAATTTGACTGTTGCTGAAAATATCGCGCTCATTCCTAAGATGAAAAAATGGTCCCCAGAGCGTATCAAGGAACGAACCAATTACCTATTGGACCGAGTGGGATTGACACCAGATAACTATTTAGACCGTTATCCTAAGGATTTGTCTGGTGGAGAACAGCAGCGCGTGGGTATTGTGCGGGCCATTATCCATGAACCCCAGTATTTACTGATGGATGAACCCTTCTCAGCCTTGGATCCGATTAGTCGTGAGCAGTTACAGATTCTGACCAAAGAGTTACACCAAGAATTTGGGATGACGACCATTTTTGTCACCCATGATGTTCGTGAGGCCTTGAGCTTGGGAAATCGTATTGCTGTCCTCAATCAAGGGGAGTTAGTTCAATTGGCAGAGCCAGGAGAAATCCTTGAGCAACCAGCTAATGCTTTTGTCGCCGAATTATTTGGAGGTGTGCGCCATGACTGA
- a CDS encoding MarR family winged helix-turn-helix transcriptional regulator, with translation MIQTKSYIRAFDDLMSTYDYYARQNGLQSKSLQMLLWLYHYPKRNEKNITQQFLVRKTQSSKQVVNATIKSWGKKGFLELIENPDDKRHKFIRLTPLGQSYAQKVILPLEQMEKASFQILSNEEQDLLNKLTRKYTAALKQEMEKVYDSI, from the coding sequence ATGATACAAACAAAATCATATATTAGAGCTTTCGATGATTTAATGTCTACATATGACTATTATGCTAGGCAAAATGGTTTACAAAGTAAATCCTTACAGATGCTTTTGTGGCTTTACCATTATCCTAAAAGAAATGAAAAAAACATCACTCAGCAGTTTTTAGTCCGAAAGACACAATCAAGTAAACAAGTCGTCAATGCTACGATAAAGTCTTGGGGCAAAAAGGGGTTTCTTGAATTGATCGAAAATCCTGACGATAAACGTCATAAATTTATTAGGTTAACACCACTTGGTCAATCCTATGCTCAAAAAGTGATATTGCCTTTAGAACAGATGGAAAAAGCCTCTTTTCAGATTTTAAGCAATGAGGAACAAGATCTGTTAAACAAGCTCACTCGCAAATACACTGCAGCACTTAAACAAGAAATGGAGAAGGTTTATGATTCAATTTGA
- a CDS encoding zinc-binding dehydrogenase, which translates to MKAVVVNHPGDRSVLEVTERPIPQIKEGWSLVKIEAFGINRSEIFTRNGYSSSVSFPRILGIECVGSILETSDEAVLPVGHKVISIMGEMGRDFDGSYAEYVLLPNNQIYPIQTKLSWEDLAAVPETYFTAFGSMKQLRIEKNDTILVRGAASGVGIAFTKLVKATYSQVRIMGSVRHLEKADRLMAFGYDDIILEKDGELKTDLIFDKVLELVGSSVIKNSISHMAMNGIICNTGLLGGQWYLEKFDPTFDLQKNIYLTTFYSGNVSKDTLQALLNYIEKSGIDVRPERIFTLDCISEAHAYLESSKAIGKVVVRNEV; encoded by the coding sequence ATGAAAGCTGTTGTAGTTAATCATCCGGGTGACAGGAGTGTCTTAGAGGTTACCGAAAGACCGATTCCTCAAATAAAAGAAGGTTGGTCACTCGTTAAAATTGAAGCATTTGGTATTAATCGTTCAGAAATTTTCACGAGAAACGGTTATTCGTCTAGTGTCTCTTTTCCTAGAATTTTAGGTATCGAATGTGTTGGGAGTATTTTAGAAACAAGTGATGAAGCTGTATTACCTGTAGGACATAAAGTGATTTCAATAATGGGAGAAATGGGACGTGATTTTGATGGTTCTTATGCAGAATATGTCTTGTTGCCTAATAATCAGATTTACCCAATTCAAACGAAGTTAAGTTGGGAAGATCTGGCGGCTGTGCCAGAGACTTATTTTACAGCTTTTGGCTCCATGAAACAGTTGAGAATAGAAAAAAATGATACTATTTTAGTTAGAGGAGCAGCCTCGGGAGTAGGAATCGCCTTTACAAAATTAGTCAAGGCAACTTACTCACAAGTTAGAATTATGGGATCTGTTCGCCACCTTGAAAAAGCAGACCGATTGATGGCTTTCGGTTATGATGACATTATTCTGGAAAAAGACGGCGAACTTAAAACAGATCTTATCTTTGATAAGGTTTTAGAATTAGTTGGTTCTAGTGTCATCAAGAATTCAATCAGTCATATGGCGATGAATGGTATTATTTGTAATACTGGTTTATTAGGTGGACAGTGGTATTTAGAAAAATTTGACCCAACCTTTGATTTACAAAAGAATATTTATTTAACCACCTTTTATTCTGGGAATGTTTCTAAGGATACTCTTCAAGCTTTACTTAATTATATTGAAAAATCTGGCATTGACGTCAGACCTGAAAGAATCTTCACTCTAGATTGTATTTCGGAGGCTCATGCTTATTTAGAAAGTTCAAAGGCGATCGGAAAAGTTGTTGTCAGAAATGAGGTGTAA
- a CDS encoding MIP/aquaporin family protein: MKKFTAELIGTFILVFVGTGAVVFGNGTEGLGHLGIALAFGLSIVAAAYSIGTISGAHLNPAVSVAMFVNKRMDAKELVNYIVAQVIGAIIASAAIFFLSGGADSGLGSNAYTEVSTAGAFIFELITSFIFILVIVTVTSATKGNGKIAGLVIGLTLTAMILVGLNITGLSVNPARSLAPALFVGGKALAQLWVFIVAPIVGGILAALVGKNLLDTEA; this comes from the coding sequence ATGAAAAAATTCACTGCCGAATTAATCGGTACTTTTATCCTTGTCTTTGTTGGGACAGGGGCTGTTGTCTTTGGTAATGGTACAGAAGGTCTTGGACACCTTGGTATTGCCCTTGCTTTTGGTCTGTCTATCGTGGCAGCTGCTTATTCTATTGGTACTATCTCTGGTGCTCACTTGAACCCTGCAGTATCTGTTGCTATGTTTGTAAACAAACGTATGGATGCTAAAGAATTGGTTAACTACATCGTCGCTCAAGTTATCGGTGCTATCATCGCTTCAGCAGCTATCTTCTTCTTATCAGGTGGTGCAGACAGCGGTCTTGGTTCAAATGCCTACACAGAAGTGAGCACAGCAGGTGCTTTTATCTTCGAATTAATCACTAGCTTTATCTTTATCTTGGTCATCGTAACCGTTACTTCTGCTACAAAAGGCAACGGTAAAATCGCTGGTCTTGTGATTGGTTTAACATTGACAGCTATGATTTTGGTTGGTTTGAACATCACTGGTCTTTCAGTTAACCCCGCTCGTAGTTTGGCGCCAGCTCTATTTGTTGGTGGTAAAGCACTTGCTCAACTTTGGGTCTTCATCGTCGCTCCTATCGTTGGTGGTATCCTTGCAGCCCTTGTTGGTAAAAACCTTCTTGATACAGAAGCATAA
- the trxA gene encoding thioredoxin encodes MTQVVTDATFEQETAQGLVLVDFWATWCGPCLMQAPILEQLSQEFDEDELKIVKMDVDENPNTAQSFGIMSIPTLLFKKDGQVVKQVAGVHTKDQIKAIVAELNA; translated from the coding sequence ATGACTCAAGTTGTAACAGATGCAACCTTTGAACAGGAAACAGCTCAAGGTCTCGTTTTGGTAGACTTCTGGGCAACATGGTGCGGCCCATGTCTCATGCAAGCTCCTATTTTGGAACAATTGTCTCAAGAATTTGACGAGGATGAGCTTAAAATCGTCAAAATGGATGTTGATGAAAACCCGAATACTGCACAATCATTTGGCATTATGTCAATCCCGACACTTTTGTTTAAAAAAGATGGACAAGTGGTTAAACAAGTTGCAGGTGTTCATACTAAAGATCAGATCAAAGCAATTGTTGCTGAATTAAATGCTTAA
- a CDS encoding oxidoreductase, producing MTMLLSPAEIAGLSLKNRVVMPPMCMYEVHEEDGLPTAFHRAHYGARAISGVGLIIQEATAVEADGRLSNRDLGLWTDEQADALSQMVADLHYLGAQVGVQLGHGGRKAHDAIDPIAPSAIGYGADYRDPREMTLEDIERVQTAFVEAAKRADKAGYDMIELHGAHGYLINQFLEPQSNQRTDNYGGSLENRFRFLKEVVEEVKAVFSKPIWVRLSMSAYDETGVQNTIEDYQQIGKWLEELGVACLDISTGGLMDVRPNIPIHGGYQAGFTAKMKEAVSIPVTAVGLLNSPELDEYLLQSGQADLILLGRGLLRNVNWLADAAVTLHDHDFKVYNDSYRRGQVK from the coding sequence ATGACTATGTTGCTTTCACCTGCTGAAATTGCAGGATTATCCTTAAAAAATCGTGTCGTTATGCCACCAATGTGTATGTATGAGGTGCATGAGGAAGATGGTCTGCCAACAGCCTTCCACCGTGCTCACTATGGGGCGCGTGCTATTTCTGGTGTCGGGCTCATCATTCAGGAAGCGACAGCGGTGGAAGCTGATGGGCGATTGAGCAATCGTGATTTGGGGCTTTGGACGGACGAGCAAGCAGATGCCCTGTCTCAGATGGTGGCAGATTTGCACTATCTAGGGGCTCAAGTTGGTGTCCAACTGGGACATGGTGGTCGTAAAGCGCATGACGCAATTGACCCTATCGCACCAAGTGCTATCGGCTATGGTGCTGATTATAGAGACCCTCGTGAAATGACTCTAGAAGACATTGAACGTGTCCAAACAGCTTTTGTCGAAGCTGCAAAACGTGCTGACAAAGCTGGTTACGATATGATTGAACTTCATGGAGCGCATGGTTATTTGATTAATCAGTTTTTAGAACCTCAAAGTAACCAACGTACTGACAATTATGGTGGTTCCCTTGAAAATCGTTTCCGCTTCTTGAAAGAAGTGGTTGAAGAGGTTAAAGCTGTCTTTTCAAAACCAATCTGGGTACGCCTATCCATGTCAGCCTATGATGAAACTGGTGTTCAAAACACAATAGAAGACTACCAACAAATTGGTAAATGGTTGGAAGAACTCGGAGTTGCTTGCTTGGATATCTCTACAGGTGGGTTAATGGATGTCCGGCCTAATATTCCAATTCATGGTGGTTATCAAGCTGGATTCACTGCTAAGATGAAAGAAGCTGTGTCTATCCCCGTAACCGCTGTTGGACTTTTAAATAGCCCAGAATTGGATGAGTATTTATTACAGAGTGGTCAGGCTGATTTAATCTTGCTTGGACGTGGTCTTCTTCGTAACGTCAACTGGTTGGCAGATGCAGCAGTTACGTTACATGACCATGATTTCAAAGTGTATAATGATTCCTACAGACGTGGGCAAGTAAAATAA
- a CDS encoding VOC family protein, with protein MTFTKNLGLMLYVDNVQTEKTFWSAAGFVIVNESKMMGFDTFDMKPHAEATVTITVFAKEFIAQVSPEVLSNVPSVLFEVEAIEALQARISELTETCSPIAETPFKTFHFASPSGIYFAVKGV; from the coding sequence ATGACATTTACAAAGAATCTAGGTTTAATGCTTTATGTGGATAATGTGCAAACTGAGAAGACTTTTTGGTCTGCCGCAGGTTTTGTCATTGTGAATGAATCTAAAATGATGGGATTTGACACTTTTGATATGAAACCTCATGCAGAGGCAACGGTAACGATAACTGTCTTTGCTAAAGAATTTATCGCTCAAGTATCACCAGAAGTGCTCTCAAACGTTCCGAGTGTGTTATTTGAAGTAGAAGCTATTGAAGCATTACAGGCTAGGATTTCTGAGTTGACAGAGACTTGTAGTCCAATAGCTGAAACGCCTTTTAAGACCTTTCATTTTGCTAGTCCAAGTGGGATTTACTTTGCTGTTAAAGGAGTGTAA
- a CDS encoding VOC family protein, with product MIKALELYLVTNNNGLEAVDFYKDVFNAEVVSCTTFGQAIPDTPEENKDLVLNANLNINGIRLQLSDNGSGHEYVQGTHMTACIQLDDAEETKELFEKLADGAQAIDMELQETPWSPAYGIVVDKFGMTWQVNTDIPGFVSETVNF from the coding sequence ATGATTAAAGCACTTGAACTCTACCTTGTTACTAATAACAATGGTCTTGAAGCAGTAGACTTTTATAAAGACGTGTTTAATGCAGAAGTAGTGAGTTGTACCACTTTTGGTCAAGCCATTCCAGATACACCTGAAGAAAATAAAGACCTTGTCTTGAATGCTAATTTGAACATCAATGGCATTCGTTTACAGTTGTCAGATAACGGATCTGGTCATGAATACGTACAAGGTACTCATATGACAGCTTGTATTCAACTTGATGATGCTGAAGAGACTAAAGAACTTTTCGAAAAATTAGCTGACGGTGCACAAGCTATTGATATGGAACTGCAAGAGACACCATGGAGTCCAGCTTATGGAATCGTGGTTGATAAATTTGGGATGACATGGCAGGTTAATACAGATATTCCTGGGTTTGTCTCTGAAACTGTCAATTTTTAA